Proteins found in one Fusarium keratoplasticum isolate Fu6.1 chromosome 12, whole genome shotgun sequence genomic segment:
- a CDS encoding NmrA domain-containing protein, whose amino-acid sequence MAQVQGRKITILGAGGSLGSPTLRALLAKDAHIITVVQRPESSSEFPSGVTVKTGNLEDETFLADIFKGQDVVVLMPPLSHIVTLQEPAVRAAAKAGVPYLLPSEYGPDPFATKLIEENGLLQAKKKIRDLIDELGVSSWISVTVGVWLDVNLSNGLWGIDAKGRKATLYPGAGGRVTTSSITHTGEAIAAVLSLPETDLASYKKRAVYAPSFHTTHREMLDAVQRVTKTTDADWEITSRDVGDSLKEFNERIGQGDIVASYQKFILTHLLDGYGGNIEHKVDTKLLQKLEQVGLKEEDIETVVKRIL is encoded by the coding sequence ATggcccaagttcaaggacgaAAAATCACTATCCTAGGCGCAGGCGGTAGCCTTGGGTCCCCAACGCTCAGAGCCCTGCTCGCCAAGGACGCGCACATCATCACAGTGGTCCAGCGGCCTGAGTCGTCCAGCGAATTTCCCTCTGGCGTCACTGTTAAGACTGGAAACCTTGAAGACGAAACCTTCCTGGCGGATATCTTCAAAGGTcaagatgtcgtcgtcttgaTGCCTCCTCTCTCGCATATCGTTACCTTGCAGGAGCCTGCTGTTCGTGCCGCTGCGAAGGCGGGTGTTCCCTACCTTTTGCCTTCAGAGTACGGCCCGGATCCTTTCGCCACAAAGCTTATCGAAGAGAATGGACTACTACAGGCTAAAAAGAAGATCCGTGACCTTATTGACGAACTCGGCGTCAGTAGCTGGATATCGGTCACGGTTGGCGTATGGCTGGATGTCAACCTTAGCAATGGCCTATGGGGCATTGATGCCAAGGGCCGCAAGGCAACTCTCTACCCTGGGGCTGGCGGTAGAGTCACGACATCCAGCATCACACACACTGGCGAGGCTATTGCGGCGGTGCTGAGTTTGCCAGAGACTGATCTGGCGAGCTATAAAAAGCGGGCTGTCTACGCTCCCTCCTTCCATACCACACACCGGGAGATGTTGGATGCTGTGCAGCGCGTCACCAAAACAACGGATGCGGACTGGGAAATCACATCACGGGATGTTGGTGACTCCCTGAAAGAGTTTAACGAAAGAATTGGCCAAGGGGATATTGTGGCTTCGTATCAGAAGTTTATCCTCACGCATTTGCTGGATGGCTACGGGGGCAATATCGAGCACAAGGTTGACACGAAGTTACTTCAGAAATTGGAACAAGTTGGACTaaaagaggaggatattGAGACGGTGGTTAAGAGAATATTATAG
- a CDS encoding Zn(2)-C6 fungal-type domain-containing protein encodes MDLTSDVRRTRRACKRTKSGCLPCRRRRKKCDEIKPECSGCLRNQLICAWPSRDPATPAIQSVASMTERNLSSMPHIQTQIRQSTSDTTDVLAAPLSSLPPAFRGVEAASLLDSFTELTAPRMVGKGDIENPFITYNIRVSMHSTALQHAILAVSSCHRAYSEPAFSLSSRDHYAVALRSLKVGITKWNTCSVQDRIALSASCLTLCWYEVIDADIRGSLYYHLRASGSMISDLRKDERCRDENFLGFFSEQFSYLAIVANIGIGQASSDRLLDPRSLSQPLHTLNQDSPIYGFMFGCSHALFELIPRIARLSSRFRARRDSSSVVQKEYDSIFSAINSWLPNSPSDDPGYELAGEMYRAACLVFLRTSMKGHEYLEVELYNQVEPSIALFLESFKQLSGESPPWTTFMWPTLVVGSCMREESQRETLLQLLGNSNLRMQTVDSTAHWLSLHWEKVDKDVHLYGIDGLEKTMKEQGLDPCVG; translated from the exons ATGGATTTGACCTCTGACGTCAGGCGCACTCGTCGGGCCTGCAAACGGACAAAATCAGGATGCTTGCCCTGCAGGAGACGACGCAAGAAATGCGACGAGATCAAGCCAGAATGCTCAGGGTGTCTCCGGAACCAGCTCATCTGCGCGTGGCCATCCCGCGACCCCGCAACCCCGGCCATCCAGAGCGTTGCCAGCATGACAGAACGAAATCTCTCATCGATGCCCCATATTCAAACTCAGATTAGACAGTCTACAAGCGATACGACCGATGTCTTGGCAGCGCCGCTCTCCTCCCTTCCTCCTGCATTCCGTGGCGTCGAGGCCGCGTCATTACTCGATTCCTTCACCGAGTTGACTGCGCCTCGAATGGTTGGCAAAGGAGACATTGAGAATCCATTCATCACGTATAATATCCGCGTGTCAATGCATAGTACCGCTCTACAGCACGCTATCCTGGCAGTCAGTTCGTGCCACCGTGCCTACTCGGAGCCGgccttctctctctcttctcgtgATCACTACGCGGTGGCCTTGCGGAGCCTCAAAGTGGGTATCACCAAATGGAATACTTGCAGCGTACAAGACCGGATCGCCCTCTCGGCATCTTGCCTGACCCTCTGTTGGTACGAG GTGATTGATGCCGACATCCGGGGCTCATTATACTACCACCTGCGGGCCAGTGGGTCGATGATTAGTGACCTGCGCAAAGATGAAAGATGCCGTGATGAGAACTTCCTAGGCTTCTTTTCTGAGCAATTCTCTTATCTCGCTATCGTCGCCAACATTGGTATTGGCCAAGCCTCCTCAGATCGCCTGCTCGACCCACGATCTCTATCCCAGCCACTGCACACCCTTAACCAGGACAGTCCGATATATGGGTTCATGTTCGGGTGCTCGCATGCCTTGTTCGAACTGATCCCCCGCATTGCGCGTCTCTCAAGTAGGTTCAGAGCTCGGAGGGATAGCTCAAGTGTCGTCCAAAAGGAATATGACTCCATCTTTTCGGCCATCAACAGCTGGTTACCGAACAGCCCAAGCGATGACCCAGGATACGAACTGGCAGGCGAAATGTACCGAGCTGCATGCCTCGTTTTCCTACGTACCTCGATGAAAGGGCATGAGTATCTGGAAGTTGAACTGTACAACCAGGTCGAGCCCAGCATCGCTCTTTTTCTGGAAAGTTTTAAGCAGCTGTCTGGTGAATCACCACCCTGGACTACATTCATGTGGCCAACGCTCGTAGTTGGGTCCTGCATGAGGGAAGAATCACAGCGAGAGACTCTGCTGCAGCTTTTGGGCAACTCGAATCTGCGGATGCAAACAGTGGATAGTACCGCTCATTGGTTATCTCTTCACTGGGAAAAGGTGGATAAGGATGTACACTTGTATGGTATTGATGGGCTtgagaagacgatgaaggaACAAGGGCTCGACCCTTGTGTAGGATAG
- a CDS encoding Ornithine aminotransferase: MSTKSGEPLSNAAQELLQLEEKYSVGGFAPTPGFLVSGKGSTLIDVDGREIIDFVTMFSATNIGHGHPKLIEAVVETMRNTTLINMSTHYAGWPKLAKELCERFGYDKVTAMVSGAEAADTACKIARKWGIVHKGIDPEEVLVLGTSDNYHGLTSGIWPIMTPGSQEGYAVFSKNITNRHPRTGELLRYGHVEDFEAVFEEFHGRISGVIMECIHGKLPTFQEEIDFASGVRQLCKKYNILFISDEIRMGSAKTGKFLCSDWLGPESKPDMITLGKSITGGAFPASYILGNNQAMSLVESFQTGGTFTMAPAAVAATTAALKIYDEEKLCEKAFAIEAKWKEATSKWNYPWIKYVTSRGADMSIATEQKYGTVTPRRVARLAWQKGLFIYPTKAAIRVHMALTISDEELEKGLSILTNVMDEIESYGDIPGSTHPSDDAKHGGY; this comes from the exons ATGTCTACTAAGTCTGGCGAACCCCTCTCTAACGCTGCCCAAGAGCTGCTGCAGCTTGAGGAGAAGTACTCCGTCGGTGGTTTCGCGCCCACTCCAGGCTTCCTTGTGTCAGGCAAGGGTTCCACCCTCATT GATGTCGATGGAAGGGAAATCATCGACTTTGTCACCATGTTTAGTGCCACCAACATTGGACATGGCCACCCCAAGCTGATCGAGGCTGTTGTCGAAACCATGCGAAACA CTACCCTTATCAACATGTCTACTCATTACGCCGGATGGCCGAAATTGGCCAAGGAGCTTTGTGAGCGATTTGGCTACGACAAGGTGACAGCCATGGTTTCAGGCGCTGAAGCTGCTGATACTGCTTGCAAAATTGCTCGCAAGTGGGGTATTGTACACAAGGGAATTGACCCAGAGGAGGTTCTCGTTCTTGGAACCTCTGACAATTACCATGGCTTGACCTCCGGCATCTGGCCCATTATGACCCCTGGGAGCCAAGAAG GCTACGCCGTGTTTAGTAAGAATATCACCAACCGACACCCCCGGACGGGCGAGCTGCTCCGATACGGCCACGTCGAAGACTTTGAGGCTGTGTTTGAGGAGTTCCATGGCCGAATTAGTGGCGTCATTATGGAGTGTATCCATGGAAAGCTGCC TACCTTTCAGGAGGAGATCGACTTTGCCAGCGGAGTCCGCCAGCTGTGCAAAAAGTACAAcattctcttcatctctgaTGAGATACGAATGGGTTCCGCCAAGACTGGAAAGTTCCTCTGCAGTGATTGGCTGGGTCCTGAGAGTAAGCCTGATATGATTACTCTGGGCAAGTCCATCACTGGCGGAGCGTTCCCGGCTTCATACATTCTTGGAAACAACCAGGCCATGTCACTTGTTGAGTCGTTCCAAACTGGAGGTACCTTTACCATGGCCCCTGCAGCTGTTGCAGCCACCACCGCAGCCTTGAAGATCtacgatgaggagaagctttGCGAAAAGGCTTTCGCGATTGAAGCCAAGTGGAAGGAGGCTACATCCAAGTGGAACTACCCATGGATCAAGTATGTCACCTCTCGAGGCGCCGACATGAGCATTGCGACCGAGCAAAAGTATGGCACTGTCACCCCTCGTCGTGTTGCGAGACTTGCGTGGCAGAAGGGGCTGTTCATCTATCCCACCAAAGCCGCCATTCGTGTGCACATGGCGTTGACCATCTccgacgaggagctggagaagggatTGAGTATCTTGACAAACGTgatggatgagattgagTCGTACGGAGATATTCCTGGCTCTACCCATCCGTCCGATGATGCTAAGCACGGGGGGTACTAG
- a CDS encoding AB hydrolase-1 domain-containing protein: MSSSFFSAKTQTLTLPDGRILSFGVFGAGRDTEPGTENLPVVFYFHGVPSSHDEAYMMHNAALERGIQIVALDRPGYAGSTPQPGRQFLDWPSDVLAVADHFSIPRFAIIGASGGGPYALACLRSLPKDRLTGVALCSSVYPVSFGLAGMKFLNILLLRIAPWVPSLLAWIVDYTQSSAARDEEHPEVYVSKMMEMMKSIPAADRVVFYDNIGGYRGAIVAGSREALKPGGQTFAQEYALLGSDWGYKIEEIQDADRLFIWHGTEDIHVPIAMAEKASQLLPNAELRRLGGEGHVGPVLRASEILDVTKSKLGRSVQ; this comes from the coding sequence ATGAGTAGTTCGTTCTTCAGCGCGAAAACCCAGACTCTAACGCTTCCTGACGGTCGCATCTTATCCTTTGGCGTCTTCGGCGCTGGCAGGGATACAGAACCTGGAACAGAGAATCTTCCGGTCGTCTTCTACTTTCACGGCGTCCCCAGCTCCCACGACGAGGCATACATGATGCACAATGCCGCCCTCGAGCGAGGCATTCAGATTGTCGCCCTCGACCGTCCTGGCTATGCTGGCTCCACGCCCCAGCCTGGTCGGCAATTCCTCGACTGGCCGTCCGACGTACTAGCTGTTGCCGACCACTTCTCCATCCCCCGATTTGCTATAATAGGCGCATCTGGTGGCGGACCCTATGCTTTGGCATGCTTGCGGTCGCTGCCGAAAGACCGGCTCACTGGCGTTGCCCTCTGCTCCAGCGTCTACCCGGTCTCGTTTGGCCTCGCGGGTATGAAGTTTCTAAACATCCTTCTGCTTCGCATCGCTCCTTGGGTTCCCTCCCTTCTTGCCTGGATCGTGGATTATACCCAATCGTCGGCCGCGCGAGATGAGGAGCACCCCGAAGTCTATGTGAgcaagatgatggagatgatgaagagcaTACCTGCCGCAGACCGCGTTGTCTTTTACGACAACATTGGCGGCTACAGGGGCGCCATCGTGGCCGGCTCCCGCGAGGCGTTGAAGCCAGGCGGGCAGACATTTGCCCAGGAGTATGCATTGCTGGGAAGTGATTGGGGGTACAAGATTGAGGAGATACAAGATGCAGACCGTCTTTTCATCTGGCATGGCACAGAAGATATTCACGTGCCGATTGCCATGGCCGAAAAGGCAAGTCAGCTGCTGCCAAACGCCGAGCTGAGACGTCTCGGAGGAGAGGGACACGTTGGCCCTGTTCTTCGAGCGAGTGAGATTCTGGATGTGACAAAGAGCAAACTTGGCAGATCTGTACAGTGA
- a CDS encoding Aldo-ket-red domain-containing protein, whose protein sequence is MSLFQPPPKPNSPMGYHRVLSPNAAVKVSPICLGGISIGNSWAEYTGKNQDPFELLDAFFKIGGNFIDTSNVYNSEDSEKLIGQWMEERGTRDQMVIATKYSAHYRAHDRENTPLQTNFLGNSVKSMHVSVRCSLEKLRTDYIDILYVHWWDFTTSVEEVMRGLHAHVMAKEVLYLGISDTPAWIVVKANAYARQHGLTPFSVYQGKWNASCRDMEGEIIPMCEDQGMAIVPWSALGSGQLLSAEQRQERANDPDALQATPSQRDLAVSEALEKIASAKGTSFQAIALSYLFHQSTYVFPIVGVNTVAHVNAMSDALRVELSREDIDAIHEAAPYDPGFPMSFYFSWTKPQKYDLSLTAANHNQIQMGAWIDVPPKQLVSTYPTITVDELKLTIGSLTGPDLVR, encoded by the exons ATGTCTCTTTTTCAGCCTCCACCAAAGCCCAACTCCCCAATGGGCTATCACCGTGTTCTCTCCCCAAATGCGGCAGTCAAGGTCTCTCCCATATGTCTTGGTGGAATCAGCATCGGCAACAGTTGGGCCGAGTACACGGGCAAAAACCAAGACCCCTTCGAGTTACTCGACGCATTTTTCAAGATCGGAGGCAACTTTATCGACACCTCCAACGTCTACAATTCCGAGGACTCGGAGAAGCTCATTGGGCAGTGGATGGAAGAGCGCGGAACCAGGGATCAAATGGTCATTGCTACAAAGTACAGTGCTCACTATCGCGCCCACGATAGGGAGAATACGCCTCTCCAGACCAACTTTCTTGGAAACTCTGTCAAGAGCATGCACGTATCAGTTCGGTGCAGCTTGGAAAAGCTAAGGACCGACTACATTGATATTCTGTACGTGCACTGGTGGGACTTTACAACCtcggtcgaggaggtcatgAGGGGACTGCATGCCCATgtcatggccaaggaggtgCTCTACTTGGGCATCTCAGACACCCCAGCTTGGATAGTTGTCAAGGCAAACGCCT ACGCAAGACAACACGGGCTCACTCCATTCTCTGTATATCAGGGCAAATGGAATGCTTCATGCCGTGACATGGAAGGTGAGATCATTCCCATGTGCGAAGACCAGGGAATGGCGATAGTTCCTTGGTCTGCACTGGGCAGCGGTCAACTGCTTTCTGCAGAACAGAGGCAAGAAAGAGCAAACGATCCGGATGCTCTCCAAGCGACCCCAAGTCAGAGAGATCTTGCGGTGTCTGAAGCACTGGAAAAGATTGCAAGTGCAAAGGGAACGTCGTTTCAGGCAATA GCACTTTCTTATTTGTTCCATCAGTCGACTTATGTGTTTCCGATTGTCGGCGTAAACACTGTCGCCCATGTCAACGCCATGTCCGATGCGTTGCGTGTGGAGCTCTCCAGGGAGGATATTGACGCCATCCATGAAGCAGCGCCATATGATCCAGGGTTTCCAATGAGCTTTTATTTCTCGTGGACAAAGCCCCAAAAGTATGATCTTTCTCTCACGGCCGCCAATCATAATCAGATTCAGATGGGGGCTTGGATCGATGTTCCGCCAAAGCAACTGGTGAGTACCTACCCTACAATAACCGTCGACGAACTGAAGCTCACCATTGGCAGCCTTACCGGCCCAGACCTAGTTAGATAA
- a CDS encoding Peptidase-M43 domain-containing protein gives MSHDSLSSSSTSLLYLPPKHDFNMRIQSSVAFGLWAGAATAAQSSCGTSPSSHALRAVTEKLKGDLEIRGGRKHVTINTYVHVIGASDKEEDGYITDETVKGQIDLLNKSYKSWDFSFKLIETTRSINESWADNPGGSPVEDPTEPDFRAALRKGSYKDLNLFYIKDMVPGGKCELPIPNPTSQDIVNDGCLMRSENPGQLPPTYGFVTVHEVGHWLGLEHTFENGCEEPGDGVDDTPAEAYPVADGDCPEPGRDTCPDQPGLDPVDNFMTYISPDCGPQRFTPGQAKRMHSLWKKLRANCKPKA, from the exons ATGTCGCATGATTCactctcatcttcatcaacctcgcTACTCTATCTGCCTCCTAAACACGATTTTAACATGCGTATTCAATCGAGTGTCGCTTTTGGCCTTTGGGCTGGCGCTGCCACAGCTGCCCAGTCTTCTTGCGGCACCTCACCTTCCAGCCACGCTTTGAGGGCTGTGACTGAGAAACTCAAGGGAGACTTGGAGATTCGAGGAGGGAGAAAACATGTCACCATCAATACATACGTTCATGTTATTGGAGCAAGTGacaaggaggaagatggatACATCACT GATGAAACCGTAAAGGGCCAGATCGATCTGCTCAACAAGAGCTACAAGTCTTGGGACTTTTCTTTCAAATTGATCGAGACCACCAGGTCTATCAATGAGTCTTGGGCCGACAATCCCGGAGGCAGCCCCGTGGAGGACCCCACTGAGCCTGACTTCAGAGCGGCCCTTCGGAAGGGAAGCTACAAGGATCTAAATCTCTTCTATATCAAGGACATGGTCCCTGGTGGAAAATGCGAGCTGCCGATCCCTAACCCCACTAGCCAAGACATTGTCAACGACGGTTGTCTCATGAGATCTGAAAACCCTGGTCAACTTCCCCCAACGTATGGTTTTGTCACTGTCCATGAAGTTGGCCACTGGCTTGGTCTTGAGCACACGTTTGAGAATGGCTGTGAAGAGCCAGGAGACGGGGTTGACGATACTCCCGCCGAGGCGTATCCAGTTGCCGATGGGGACTGTCCCGAGCCAGGTCGCGATACTTGCCCTGATCAGCCGGGCCTGGACCCAGTGGACAACTTCATGACCTACATTAGCCC TGATTGCGGTCCCCAAAGGTTCACACCTGGACAAGCCAAGCGAATGCATAGTCTTTGGAAGAAACTGCGCGCAAACTGCAAGCCCAAGGCTTAA
- a CDS encoding Flavin prenyltransferase PAD1, mitochondrial, with the protein MGEITRKRIIVAITGATGAAIGIHILSILRRLNVETHLIISKWAAETIKYETDYTPAAVRALADHAYNSCDLAAPIASGSYRVDGMIVAPCSVKTLAAINAGICDDLITRAADVCLKERRRVVLSVRETPLSEIHLRNMMEVTRAGAIIAPPVVGFYTKPSSVDDILDQMVGRLLDLFGLEAGNFERWEGMKRSDG; encoded by the coding sequence ATGGGAGAGATCACCAGAAAGAGGATTATAGTGGCCATAACTGGCGCAACCGGGGCCGCCATAGGCATTCACATCCTCTCGATCCTTCGCCGCCTTAACGTCGAAACCCATCTCATTATCAGCAAATGGGCAGCTGAGACCATCAAATACGAGACCGACTACACACCAGCCGCTGTTCGTGCTCTCGCAGACCACGCCTACAACTCATGCGACCTAGCAGCGCCTATAGCAAGCGGTTCGTACCGTGTCGACGGCATGATTGTCGCTCCATGCTCTGTTAAAACACTGGCCGCCATCAACGCGGGCATCTGCGACGATCTCATCACACGTGCCGCTGATGTGTGCCTAAAGGAGCGGCGAAGGGTCGTCTTGTCGGTTAGAGAGACGCCACTTAGTGAGATTCACTTGAGGAACATGATGGAGGTTACTCGTGCGGGGGCCATCATCGCGCCGCCAGTGGTCGGTTTCTACACGAAACCGAGTTCGGTTGATGATATCCTGGATCAGATGGTCGGGCGGTTATTGGATCTATTTGGGCTCGAAGCTGGGAACTTTGAGAGGTGGGAAGGGATGAAAAGGAGTGATGGCTGA
- a CDS encoding Ferulic acid decarboxylase 1, whose product MSSQDLPHMNFRAYVEALDSDGDLVQINQECDPHLEVSAIIRKVVENDERAPLFNKLKGQDNNGLWRILGAPNSLRSDPKQRFGRLARHLGLPVTSSMKEILDKMIAAKTAAPIPPVVVETGPCKEFRLTPDQFDLTQLPAPLLHQSDGGKYIQTYGMHIVQSPDGKWTNWSIARAMVYDRNHLVGLVIKPQHIWQMHQMWKKEGRDMPWALAFGVPPAAIMASSMPLPDGLSEAEYIGSLVGSPLEVVKCESNGLYVPASSEIVFEGTCSITETGLEGPFGEMHGYVFPGDSHPWPKYTVDLITHRKDAILPVSNCGRLTDETHTMIGPLAAAEIGFRLKSEGLPIKEAFSPFESQVTWVALQVDTQKLRELHTNPEDFCRKVGDIVFRHKVGYTIHRLVLVGDDIDVYNFKDVIWAFCTRCRPGMDEYHFEDVSGFPLIPYMSHGNGAPDKGGKVVSDCLLPVEYTTGRDWEAADFEHSFPEDIKERVTNRWEAMGFGSSK is encoded by the exons ATGTCTTCTCAAGATCTCCCACACATGAACTTCCGAGCCTACGTCGAGGCTCTCGATTCTGACGGCGATCTTGTACAAATCAACCAAGAATGCGACCCCCATCTTGAAGTTAGCGCCATCATACGCAAAGTTGTTGAGAACGACGAAAGGGCCCCCCTGTTCAACAAACTCAAAGGCCAGGACAACAATGGCCTCTGGAGAATCCTCGGCGCTCCCAACTCGCTCCGCTCTGACCCTAAGCAGCGTTTCGGGCGACTCGCTAGACACCTTGGCCTCCCCGTGACATCATCTATGAAGGAGATCTTGGATAAGATGATCGCGGCCAAGACTGCTGCCCCTATCCCGCCTGTCGTTGTCGAGACCGGGCCCTGCAAGGAGTTCCGCCTCACGCCGGACCAGTTTGATCTTACTCAACTTCCCGCGCCACTGCTGCATCAGTCCGACGGTGGCAAGTACATACAGACCTATGGCATGCACATTGTTCAGTCGCCAGACGGCAAGTGGACCAACTGGTCCATCGCCCGCGCAATGGTCTACGACCGGAACcacctcgtcggcctcgtcaTCAAGCCGCAGCACATCTGGCAGATGCACCAgatgtggaagaaggagggccGCGACATGCCCTGGGCGTTGGCCTTTGGCGTTCCTCCAGCTGCTATCATGGCGTCCAGCATGCCACTGCCTGATGGACTCTCTGAGGCCGAGTACATTGGTTCGTTGGTCGGATCTCCGCTTGAGGTGGTCAAGTGCGAGAGCAACGGGCTTTACGTACCTGCAAGTTCCGAGATTGTCTTTGAGGGTACATGTTCGATTACAGAGACTGGCCTTGAGGGCCCCTTTGGAGAGATGCATGG TTATGTCTTCCCTGGCGACTCCCACCCGTGGCCCAAGTATACGGTTGATCTCATCACTCATCGTAAGGATGCCATCCTCCCAGTCTCAAACTGCGGCCGCCTGACGGATGAGACT CATACCATGATCGGTCCGCTTGCGGCTGCAGAGATCGGTTTTCGCCTCAAGTCAGAGGGTCTCCCTATTAAAGAAGCATTCTCTCCTTTCGAGTCGCAAGTGACGTGGGTCGCTCTACAAGTTGACACTCAGAAGTTACGGGAGCTACATACCAACCCCGAGGATTTTTGCCGCAAGGTGGGAGACATCGTCTTCCGTCATAAAGTCGGATATACAATTCATCGTCTGGTCCTCGTAGGCGATGATATCGACGTGTACAATTTCAAGGATGTCATCTGGGCTTTCTGCACGCGCTGCCGTCCTGGAATGGATGAGTACCACTTTGAGGATGTGTCTGGGTTTCCCCTGATTCCCTATATGTCTCACGGCAATGGTGCCCCTGATAAGGGCGGGAAGGTTGTTTCGGATTGTCTTTTACCTGTTGAGTATACCACAGGAAGAGATTGGGAGGCAGCCGACTTTGAGCATTCGTTTCCTGAGGATATCAAGGAGAGAGTTACTAATCGGTGGGAGGCGATGGGCTTCGGCTCGTCCAAGTAG
- a CDS encoding Fungal-trans domain-containing protein, whose translation MNPRGAWVLGGTTIRLALSLGLHQHASAYDRFGLSSSEAQHLRLAIVWQDALLSLAFDRPPASHEMDLTSDLLPLGQEVALNYRQAMNWLCHLTLTHTRSRDQSCPLSSVGKLLDNFDSLKDSLSPHLKDRQHCSSIQDIQEHYSLELHRNFTLSTLCRPILSRQVRQSLGTDDSAMWLSRFQNALKKSVLAFIRLRSLCNLATRSWAFVHNGLSSALLLAFTRHLDDSEDFGEIQAQLVKSLSEGDEDAGRLSAAHRKALKALKVLQEARTGEIAPTGQVGEVPSPNYAGEDVIFQEGMFDLQDSSLLGMDDWLRTFDFDAFSPLDAYNFIMSDQAPAGPSVGTLAET comes from the exons ATGAACCCACGGGGTGCTTGGGTACTTGGTGGGACTACCATAAGACTCGCACTTTCTTTGGGCCTTCATCAACATGCCTCAGCTTATGATCGCTTCGGGCTCTCTTCTTCTGAGGCGCAGCACCTTCG CTTGGCTATAGTTTGGCAAGATGCCCTCCTCTCTTTAGCCTTTGATCGGCCTCCAGCATCGCACGAGATGGATTTGACATCAGATCTTCTCCCTCTGGGGCAAGAGGTGGCTCTGAATTACCGTCAGGCAATGAACTGGCTCTGTCATCTAACGCTCACGCACACTCGAAGCCGGGACCAATCTTGTCCATTATCAAGTGTgggcaagctcctcgacaatTTCGACTCCCTGAAGGACTCGTTATCCCCGCATCTAAAAGATCGACAGCATTGCTCCTCCATACAAGATATTCAAGAGCACTATAGCCTAGAACTGCACCGGAATTTTACTCTATCCACCCTATGCCGTCCGATCCTTTCCCGACAGGTCAGGCAAAGCCTAGGTACAGATGATTCCGCAATGTGGTTAAGCAGGTTCCAAAATGCACTCAAGAAGAGTGTACTCGCATTCATTCGTCTACGGTCTCTATGTAACCTTGCCACCCGGTCATGGGCTTTTGTGCACAACGGGCTCTCGTCTGCGTTATTGTTAGCCTTTACGAGGCACCTTGACGATTCCGAGGACTTTGGGGAGATACAGGCTCAGCTAGTCAAGAGCTTGTCCGAGGGGGACGAAGACGCCGGTCGCCTTTCCGCGGCACATAGGAAGGCTCTAAAAGCTCTCAAAGTGTTGCAAGAAGCCAGGACGGGAGAAATCGCCCCTACAGGTCAAGTAGGAGAAGTACCATCTCCAAATTATGCAGGGGAGGATGTAATATTCCAAGAGGGCATGTTTGACCTTCAAGATTCCAG CTTGCTAGGGATGGACGATTGGCTTCGTACCTTTGACTTTGACGCATTCTCTCCTCTGGACGCGTACAACTTCATAATGTCTGACCAGGCTCCAGCAGGGCCCAGCGTAGGTACTTTAGCAGAAACATGA